tttggcAAGCTGGTGTAAGAAAATGAACACAGTGTCACAGATATGTCTGAGGCAGATCAAGTCTGAGAGTGTGGTGTGTATGCGTGGATGGGGGACATGGCCAGCGATTTAGggaggaagggaagggaagggacaTGAGGCTTTTATGAGGTGAGCTTGGCGTCGAGTCGTAGCCAGTGGAGGCCCTGCCGAGTAAAACGCACCAGTTCAGTCATAGTGCTGGTGTTAAAGATCAGCGGGCCCATCACCTTGTCCAGCTCAGTGAAGAACTctgaaagaggaaaagaaaatgCTGCGTGAATTAGGTGCGTGTGCAGAGTTTACATACATAGGAATAGCCTTTAGTCACATTTAATAaatcacataataataataataataataataataataataataataatttgataaAATGATTTTTGTATCAGAATCAACAGTGGTAAATGTGAGTATTTTATAGCAGCTATTTAAAGCTTATGAATGTGATCTTAACTTTGGACTCCTTCAGtacatactcacacactcagcctgGGTTAGATTTTTGTCTCATTTCAGGGACCTCAatacatatactttattcatacgCTTTATATGTACATTCCTGCATATGCCCCTTTACTTCTGATGACAATGTCAGGGACCTAAATCTATTATTTAAACAAATCTCTTACATTCCTATAAATGAGTATAATACAAGTTCATGttatttcatgtttatttaaatggctgatgtttattgttgcaccattTCAATCCTGTGTAGGTCCTGAACAAATTGCAGTTGACAAAGTTGACTTCAATCATCACTGGAGTCTGATAGATTAGCCAAGTGGTATAAAATACCACAGCATAGGAAAAAAGCAAATAATCTAAAACACCGGAAGAAGCACATGTCTTTTGTAAAAAGAAAACAGTAGCTACCATAACAATGTATATGTGAATAAGCAAAAATGTTGCAGATTTGTTTACTTAATCTCTGAACTGAAAGCTTTTAATCTGGATGCACTTGTACAGTTGCCACTGATGTCCATGAGGCAGACACATGCGAAATGGATGCGAGTGAAAAAGGGCATCAATTTAAAGAGTAAAGTGGAGAAGAAAGATCAGCTAGCATAGTTCTTAATAAGTACACAGATACACCTGTATCTATAATCATCAGCCGTTTCATCAGGTACACCTATACCATTACTACTATAAGACTATTGGTGCATTTTGTAGCAGCCGACTTACACCGGTAACACAGAATAAGAGGACACTACCAAACTGGTGTAACTGTTGTGCTGTACTGCTGTTTCTCCACATCCAATATTCGGACAGTGGTGGTCCTATGGTGTTCACTTGCCAATGATGAGAGGGCTGAGAGGGGTTTGTAAATTACGTATAAGTCAGTAATTATAAACCGACAAAGGGCCTCTTTATGACAAGTGCGCCGTCACATTGGCAAGTATTACTTGGTTACACTCCGGTTTAGATCTAAAACATGGTGCTTTGTCAAGTCAGGTCAAATTTATTTGgctagcgctttttacaactgctgtcacaattaaatttttttttaaataaacataaaaatctAAGCAAGCCATCTGCGACTCAGTCGGACTCAGGCAGGATGCTTTGGGGTTTGATAGGGGTTTGGTTACCAATGTTCAAGGACATTTGTCCTACCTCTTTGCTCTTTGGCCAGTTGCTCAGCCTGGTCCCATACTTCAGTGGCATAGAGGAAATTGGAGGTGACCTGCACGTAGCTTGCAGCCATCTGGTGGATGCGCTGAGGGATGGTAACTGAGGAGCTGCCGCTTtggctggagctgctggaggaaTAGCTGCCAGCGCTACCAGGAGACAACTTGGGTGACACTGGGGACGGCATACCGGCGGCTTTActggagagggagacagaggaaGCATGTTAAAGGCTAAGGTCTGTTTGTCAGTCACTAAAAtagcattgttttatttgctaaCCAAACAAGaaacacacatttataacaAATTTCGAAATCAtcaatgtggcctgtgcaaacgTTTAGACACCGCAAGGTAAAAGGCTCAAATTTGGATGTGCAAAAAAGCACCACCCCCTCAAAACTGCCAAGGTGGTGCCCCATTTCCCTGTGCAGCGTTGCTCACTGTGATATAATCTGCATGGAAGGGTAATAAGGAGGAAACCTTTTTCTGCAACCTAATCACAAAACTCAGTGTTTAAagtatgctacagaacatcGAAAGAAGCCAGATGAGTTCTGGAATGAGTGAATGGAAACTATTATTATCGTCCATTTCTGGAACTGTGAGACAAGCGCTGTGGACTGCCGAAATCAAAATAGAACACCCACAACCAGCAACGGTACATTTAGAGAAAGAAACAAGCAACTGTGTTGAACGCAAGATGACTCAGGAATATCTCAGAACTTgaggccttctgcaaagaagagtgtaCGCAGCTTAAAGTCTCTCAGGTCTTGTAGTTGGATTTTCCCCAAAGTGTTTGCAAGGTGGTGTTACTAAGTCCTGACTCTATGAGGTGTGCAAGTTTTGCACAGAGCACCTTGATTTTAATTTGGTTGTGAAAGCGTAACTGGTGAGAATTTTCTAAAAATTGTGTTTGTTTAATAAGCTATacaggctgtgtttactacttctcaatCAAATAAATAACCAAGTAATCAAAAGGTGCCCAAACCGTTGCATAAAGCTCTATAGAAATCCCAACAGTGAAACCTGAACTGCTTAACTAGAACATTACCTAATGACATTACCCAAATCTTAAGTTACTCCTAAGCCATAAACAATAAGACCTACTGTACCATCAGGGTTGGTGAATATGACTGTATATGTAATCCTAGAGGAACTGCAACTAACTTTATAGTACAGGGACAAAAGATTATAGTAGAAAGAGTAAGTAGTGTGAATAAATAGTatgaacatttattaaatgttagaGGAAGGCTGCGTCATGTAGACTGTGTATGTCACATGCATcattatactattatactatgCATTATAGAGCATGCATTTTGAAAGTAGTCTTTAACCAGGACATTTTGAAGCTACACAGGACAGTAGGCATTAGAGAAAATCCATTGGaacaaaatgcaaaaaagtCTTACTTTCCCATTCCAGGAGAGGGAGCTTGAGTATTACTCAGTGAATTCTAAAatagaaagataaaaaaaagaagaaaaataaatgaaacaaatacacCATTACGATCACAGAACCATTGCTCAATCATTCATTCACAACTTCTCTTTACTTCTTGTTGGTTAATGAACTGTGTGTTGAAAAATAACCTAACAGAGAGCAGtactaatatataaaataattaaaagtgaTTATCCTGCAGATGCTATTTAAACTTGCCTTCAGGTGTTCAGTGAGTGTTTTAGAGTACTTCAGTGCGCTTTCCTTCCTCAATTTGAAGAGTCTCAAGTAGAGGAGAGACTGGCACCTCAAGCTGTGTGAACATAGTTCAGAAAATGAATCTAAAACTCATTCATTAAGTTCTgataagacgacaaagaaaaacataacATTTCAAAACACCTGCTGTGAATGTGAATACGTCAAAGTGAAATAACCAAAAGAAAATCTTGCGTCACTAACGTACATTAATGTTTTCACACTTTTCCTTCTTATATGAAACCAGTTTCATATAAGAAGGAAGATGTCCTAGTTTCCATTTCACAGGTATAATCACTatccaataataaaaaaaaaacaaaaaaacgcaTGTATCACCAAAATGGTGACgatcatccagaattatttataaaGTTTACAGAGCAGCTAGTGGTCAAACcatgaagaaaaaaatatttattgaacAGCAGGAAAGAGATTTTCAAATGACCTTGATTATAGCCAAGGTCATTGATAAACCCCCTTTGCCATCGTTATGCCGTGTTGAAATACTTCTTACTCATCCATGAGTAACAATCCACCATAACACATCAGTCATGTGTGCATTACTGGTATTTGAGGCATTAGGATTCTCTGCACGTCCACATTTAACTATACTGTTTTGTAATTCACAATACATAACACTTCTATACATCACCACAACCTCTGCTCAGGAGGGGCAGCGTGAGTCAATGCGACTTAACGTCATAAATCCTCccggaacaaaaaaaaaacaaaaacaaaaagactacATACAAGGATAATTCTTCAAGACGGAATCATATAAAATTCATTGTGCTCTGTCCACCTACCACAGTACAGCTAGCCTTTTGTCTGCTGAGGTAGCGTCTGGCGCCATATAGCTCTTTAATTTCATAGTGtacctacaacacacacacacacacacaatatgttGAATTCCTTTAGCAGAAGATTAACATTCTTGTATGTCACATGGTATGAAAAGGGTACCTATAGGCTGCAGACGAAAGCACAACCAAAATTTAAGAATTATGTACACAGTAACAGATCGCACGCACAGTGTTTTTAggtaaaggggaaaaaaaggagaaaaaaaaaaaaaaaaaaacagaagagaagaaaCCCTTACTTGATAAGTTCCACGGTTTCAGCATACATAGGGAAAGGGGATTTGGCCTCCTGGGCACTTTTCTCCAAGGCATTCCCACATTCAACGAAGGAGACCACAGCATCCAGATAATTCACAGCCTTCTCGAACCTGTCCATCTATGGGGCACAGAAGAAGGCAGtacataaacaaaaatgaatCGGGCTTAATGTTGTTTAATTTGAAAAGAATCAAAGATATCGAAAACAACAACACCCTTTAAAACCCTACATTTGAAATGGCACAGATAGGGAGGTCCTAAATTTTTGAATGATTATTCTTTTAAATTTCAGAACTGATCAGAGTACAGAAGAACGACAATACCGATCCGAACTTCTATAAATACAGCCCCCAAGAACTGAGTAAGACACTGTTTACAAACActagtaatattactgtatttttggtgaatacattttttattatttttttttatctttagttTTAAActtgtgtgtttaatatcttgtCACCCAGGTCATTTCACCTACCCAGTTCccttaaaacactgcagtcaaatcaaCGAGTGTGTGTGGTAGTACACACTGtgaactagggctgcacaatatattgtttctGCATCATTATCATTACAGTGTGCACATGCACAACAGTCACAGGGAGTCTGTGATAGCAAACCTAAAGATCAGAACTTTGAGCAGATACCCAATCGATTTAAATAATGCCTTTGATCAGGCCTAGTTACATCCCTAGTAACAGCACTGTAGTATTAtgtttgaatgtccaagcaTGATATATAGATGAATATCTACCCAACAATGACCATTTTATCGTACTGTGTAATGATTAAAACTAAGTAAACAGCATCACACCTGCCACCAAAGTTCATAATTATGTCACAGAAAAACTAATTAGAACCCAGACCTTTTTAGAAATAAGTCAGGAATCATTTGCTTCATTACTGCACACTATTACATTACCTGAGTAAAAAAAAGCTCCTCTGTTTAGCTCCTAATTCAAGACCCACAAGTCACAAGCCACAGAAATATCATGAGCAGTACCTAATAGCAACAGGTGGCAATTTGCGTAAGGGATAAACATGTCCTTACCAGAGCATCTGCATTGTGTTTCAGCTTCTTGGCCTCTTGGAGGTAATGGTCAGCAGAATGAACCCTGAAAATGTCAGAAGCATGAGAGGTAGCTCAAGTTACCCACTGCCTAACCCCAACTACGAAAGCTATGAGAGGACTGGCAACCCTTCTTTGCTACAAGAGCAAATCATTCGATTCTTTTACTGCATAATGAAACGGTTGTAATCTATTTGCTGTTTTCCTCTCCTATTAAGTGTTTTTATAACAGCTACACTTAAATCCCTGCAACTGTTGATCAAGTACTGTCCCAAAACAATACATTGTGTTGCTAACCACATGGCCCTGTACATGTCACAGACTTATGTAAAGAGCAACTTCagcaacaaacaaacataaaactcTCACCTGTCCTCAAAGAGCAGTTTTGATCTCTTTGAATTGTCTGAAGAAAGAGGAGGCACAGCCAGTTGATTCTCTGTCTTTGAGCTCTTCTCCTGGAAGGAGGATGAGAATAAAATCAACATTCACAGAATGAATGGGAAGTGTGCGCATTAAACCAATATAGACCAACAGATCATCCATTTTCATCACTATAAATGATTGACATATCTGTACTACTACttagcagcagtaataataataatatcatcaaCAACAGTATTGCCATCTGTGACAATCATATTACCACAATACAGCGGTTAGACGATGCCTACCACAGTATTGAGCTCAATCATCACCGCCACAGTTATGCCCGAGTCTATCTAGTAGGGCTGTAACTGAATATTTGGGAATTTGGATATTCGCTCGTTGCGTAGGTATTTGGTACAGgccaaaacacagcagaacctctCATTTCGCCCTTCTGGCACCACCAATCCCAGTTGCTAGAATTTTTATAGTCAATACTCTTGTCAGTTAGTCAACAGTCACCCCATCTGAGTCACGCAGACATTTATAAGTAGGGTTTCAGTAAGCCAGATTCTAGTGTGTTCTATCTTGAACCGAATGTTGTCACACtactaatgctaaccagcttctctcccGATTCTCACGTTTAACATCTGCAGTTGTCAGacaattacttatttatttattttgacaaGTAACTGATTTTAAAGTTTATATGAAGTTGTTCACCTAGTCTGTGATATGATGGTGATTTCACATTGACTTTACTTTTGAAAGAACTAATTCTTGTTCTCATGTTCCCTCAAAACCGCTCCGCTGACTTTGGTTCCTACTGAAGATTTGTTCCTTTCGCAAAATGGAGATAACAGGGTTTTTGACAAAGATAAAGCGCACCGACAGTTACCAAGACAGATATCTCACATCCATTGAGGAATAATACTTTTGAGAAGGGATCCATTTTTTCCAGGACAATTACTCTTTTACAAGGAATGCAGCTTATCTGTTAAAAACATCAGCAGTTTACTGGCTGAATTTTCTTTCAAATAATAGAAAGTGTTATGTCAGGGTTGTCAACAATTAGAGAATGAACGAATAAAGCCTACATAGACTCTGGGTGTTTCCATTGGCTGCTGTTGGTTCAAAACAACGTGACTCATCACCTGCTGCACGGACAACGCGGATCGGTTTTATAGCTTGTGGTGTGCATGCAGGGTTAGTCATCAAAGTAAGCACCTTTTGTGACCATCAGTATGCTGTTCAACTAGAAAACACCACACATTTATTCTGAAACTACAGAActccattcacactggagaaatAACGGTATTGCCTATGTGATGCTCACATGAACTCAGTGTTTACCAAAGAGGAGGCGGGGCCATAAACACAAACCTTAGTTTCCCTGCTGCGGCCTTGTTTGTCTTCGCCTTTTCGCTTGGAGCTGCTCTTGCTGCCCTCCTTGCTGCTGGAACTGCTGGGCAGCGAGGTGGACGACTGGCTAGCTGTGCGTTTGCGGCCTTGGTGTTCTGGCTTGGGCACTCGCGGGAGGGCCAGGGAAGGAGAGGGCACAGGCTCTTTATCCTTATTCACACTCCGCTTTGATGACCTGGCAGAAGGGACATATGTATTAAGCCACTAGCAAAGACATGATCGACTTAGGGGTATACAAACAATTCTGATGATATAAAATACAATGGTTCACTGCAGGTTACAACATTTAAATTTAAGAGGCAATTTTAACAAACTTTCAGGAAAACTACACTTACTCCTTATTAGACTTATGATGCGAAGACTTCTCATCCAGCCTGGATTTCTTATTTTCTGGCTTATGGCTCTCTTCATCGTTCTACGAACACAACAACCAAGTGGTTAGAAAGCTACAGCATACATCAAGAATCCTAACTTTTTTTACACTTGCTAAGGGTGGTGATTTGATTTATGTGGATTCGATTTTAGAATGAACTTTGGTTGTTTTAATAAGCTCATttccaaaaacaaaaacctgcTTATCTAGTAAAATATTGAACAGTTTTATATAAACAATTATATTATCAATAAATGATCAGTAACTAAGGGTTGACAAAAGCGAAACGAAAGTGTCAATCGCCTGTcagacatttattttaaatgattcagaTCTCAATTTAAAATCTTACTAGTTCACACTCCCGGTTAGTTAGACTACCATTTTGGTGGCAAGCCGATGATAAACCCTTAAATACAGCTACCTTATGCTTCCTCTTGCCCTTGCTGGCTGATTTCTCCCCTGGCTGCTTCTGGAAGTCCTTGTTTTCTCCATTCGAGTCCCTCTCAACCTTCACTTCAGAGTCCTTGTACATTCGGCCAGGCACTCGACTCAGCAGATTCAGGTCAATAGTCACCAAAAGTTGCCTTGGGGGCAGCGGCCTCTCGTCACTGCGGTCACTGAGTGGCGATAGCAGCTCTGTGCCCTCCATGGGCGAGAAGACACAAACAGGTGTACGGATGCTCTCCGCATATTTGGGCGTCTGCGAAGATGAAGGTGCACTCTCCTCGCCCTCAGAGTCAGATGATGATGAGGCCGTGTCCACAAACTCACGCGACTTTTGTGGAGTCTTGCCTGGTCCCTTAGGCTTACGCTTATCCTGTGCAGGGCGGGGCGAGGATGACGACTTGGGCTCCTTCTTAATATTGGGCTTGCGTGGGCCCTTGTTGGGCGCTCGGGCACGATGTGGTGGAATGTCAGGCGGTGGTTCACTCTCCACCTTCAGTCCACCTTTAGGCTCCTCCACCACAGGTGGTTTCTCTGGCTTCTTGGGCTGCTTTTTGCCCACAACGCGCCTCTGGCTGGCTCCACCACCCTCGCTCTGAGCAGGAGACTTTTGCCTGCCCCTGCCGCTTTCTGAACCTTTCTGGGCAGCCCGCAAGTCCCGCCCTGGGGTAGGTGTAGAGTCTTTTGAGCCCTGGCTGCCGTAGCCCCGACCCGTGTTGGCCTCGCGATCTTCCATCTTTGACAACCAGTTGTCCAGTTGCCAGTTGTGGGGTTCACGCTGGGATGGAAAACAAGAAGTACAAGCTCAAGCAGATTCAGACAAATCTCTCTTCTGTGACTGAAAAGTGAATGCATTTTCTTTGTTCAAGATCAAGCACAGTATTtaacaaatgttaaaaatagCAGTGCATGGTAAGTCAAATGTCTCTTAAATATAACTGGCAAAACATTTTCTTTCCTATTCATAAACATCATAACATTACAATTCTGAATTGTTCACATGCATCAAATCAAATCCTTAACAGGAATCCCAAGTATAGATCATAGGCAAAGGGGCAGGGGGCATGGGTGTGTATGACTACAGGATATTCAATACAAATACTGGTGGAAGAGGCTGTCCTCAGACTCATGTGCAAGAGTGTCACCTCAGGCGAAGCTGCACGGGGTGGTTCATTGGTCTCGCTGTCCGTGGAACTGCTTTCACTTTCACTCTCAGATCCAGAGCTGCTGTCTGAGCCACTGCGACTGCTAGAATCCTCCCGCTCAGCTActtcactattattattactgttattactg
This sequence is a window from Salminus brasiliensis chromosome 18, fSalBra1.hap2, whole genome shotgun sequence. Protein-coding genes within it:
- the aff4 gene encoding AF4/FMR2 family member 4, yielding MNREDRNVLRMKERERRNQEIQQGGEAFPANSPLFPEPYKVSKTEDKLSSRIQSMLGNYDEMKETIGEPPMSKLMSKASGSSSSEDKSMYGESRGGASQSQGNKWTPVGPATGTSGSSSSKSQNRSSSGSHSSSQRSGSGGSSQRHEREFSSSSSSKKSSKHEHKSHNTSSPAKGSMNSSSHSRSLTAEHHGKERYRSKSPRDREANWDSPSRVHSSSSSSSFPSGQHSSQTFPPSLMSKPGSMLQKPTAYVRPMDGQETTEPKTSSESYGSQSHSSSMGDVKGNGKASLTKLKIPAPVEGSMTGDPSCVDEILKEMTQTWPPPLTAIHTPCKTEPSKFPFPTKDAPGFGGPKKNLSGKGSSTIQQTKACDGEQPNMLHDDLKLSSSEDSDGEQDSAKRNTSASNNSNNNSEVAEREDSSSRSGSDSSSGSESESESSSTDSETNEPPRAASPEREPHNWQLDNWLSKMEDREANTGRGYGSQGSKDSTPTPGRDLRAAQKGSESGRGRQKSPAQSEGGGASQRRVVGKKQPKKPEKPPVVEEPKGGLKVESEPPPDIPPHRARAPNKGPRKPNIKKEPKSSSSPRPAQDKRKPKGPGKTPQKSREFVDTASSSSDSEGEESAPSSSQTPKYAESIRTPVCVFSPMEGTELLSPLSDRSDERPLPPRQLLVTIDLNLLSRVPGRMYKDSEVKVERDSNGENKDFQKQPGEKSASKGKRKHKNDEESHKPENKKSRLDEKSSHHKSNKESSKRSVNKDKEPVPSPSLALPRVPKPEHQGRKRTASQSSTSLPSSSSSKEGSKSSSKRKGEDKQGRSRETKEKSSKTENQLAVPPLSSDNSKRSKLLFEDRVHSADHYLQEAKKLKHNADALMDRFEKAVNYLDAVVSFVECGNALEKSAQEAKSPFPMYAETVELIKYTMKLKSYMAPDATSADKRLAVLCLRCQSLLYLRLFKLRKESALKYSKTLTEHLKNSLSNTQAPSPGMGNKAAGMPSPVSPKLSPGSAGSYSSSSSSQSGSSSVTIPQRIHQMAASYVQVTSNFLYATEVWDQAEQLAKEQREFFTELDKVMGPLIFNTSTMTELVRFTRQGLHWLRLDAKLTS